A single genomic interval of Pyrus communis chromosome 7, drPyrComm1.1, whole genome shotgun sequence harbors:
- the LOC137740660 gene encoding uncharacterized protein, producing MDIDAVGIHRKLQLNKVEEIWNEAYENVRIYKEKTKAYHDRMIRSKTFSIGQKVLLFNSRLRLFPVQIQSLKTGHEFKVNGHRLKPYYENFKEHTVEDIPLHAVSPSEY from the exons atggacatagatgccgTTGGAATTCATagaaagcttcaattgaataagGTTGAGGAGATATGGAATGAGGCTTATGAGAACGTGcgcatttacaaagagaaaacaaaggcttACCATGACAGGATGATTCGAAGCAAGACATTCTCaatagggcagaaagtgttacttttcaattctcgccttcgctTGTTCccag tccaaattcaaagtttgaagACGGGACATGAATTTAAAGTGAATGGACACCGGTTGAAGCCCTACTATGAGAATTTCAAGGAGCATACCgtggaggacatacccctccatgccgtgagccCTAGTGAATATTAA